In Heterodontus francisci isolate sHetFra1 unplaced genomic scaffold, sHetFra1.hap1 HAP1_SCAFFOLD_62_2, whole genome shotgun sequence, a single window of DNA contains:
- the LOC137362133 gene encoding probable G-protein coupled receptor 139, translated as MININDKLKKKALEIISMSGSFCSSLQPSSPLFTEPIAINRSNKRLGPMNLLAIVILSRGKCGLCKCVTCYLVAMAVADLTVVIIEVILKRINNIYLPIHFLFITPICAMKLVTKMLALNCSVWFTVAFTFDRFVSICCQNFRRIYCTQRTANLVVATVCLLSCLKSIPFYFIYQPKLIINKIPYFCIETAAYYTSPLWTADEWFDSISTPLVPIFFILLFNALTAKHILKSNIVRRALISHINNQNDTESENWKRSMILLFTLSANFILLWMTHVVHSLMWRVTNYNYTNKYYSNTIYITQQTGYMLQLLSSCSNTCIYGLTQRKFREELRNGMKCIQLPLQPTNVVSEELQLGICDTSGTLAQWSTP; from the exons ATGATCAATATCAATGATAagttaaagaaaaaagcactggaaataatcagcatgtctggcagcttcTGTT CCTCGTTGCAACCCAGTTCACCCTTGTTTACAGAACCAATCGCAATTAACAGAAGCAACAAGAGGCTTGGACCTA tgaatctgctggcgattgtgatcctgtcccgaggaaagtgcggtctctgcaAATGTGTCACTTGTTACCTAGTCGCTATGGCAGTGGCAGATCTAACGGTGGTGATAATTGAAGTCATACTGAAGAGAATTAACAATATTTACTTGCCAATACATTTCTTGTTCATTACTCCAATATGCGCCATGAAACTTGTCACAAAGATGCTGGCCCTGAACTGTTCAGTCTGGTTTACAGTCGCTTTTACCTTCGATCGCTTTGTATCTATTTGTTGTCAGAATTTCAGACGAATATATTGTACACAGAGAACGGCAAACTTGGTTGTTGCAACCGTGTGTCTACTTAGCTGTCTAAAGAGCATCCCCTTTTACTTTATATACCAACCCAAGCTTATAATTAACAAAATCCCGTACTTCTGCATTGAAACCGCTGCCTATTATACCTCACCGTTATGGACGGCGGACGAGTGGTTCGACAGCATTTCAACCCCTTTAGTGCCGATATTTTTCATCCTGTTGTTCAATGCTCTCACTGCAAAACATATTCTAAAATCCAATATAGTCCGCCGGGCACTCATAAgtcacatcaataatcaaaatgaTACAGAGAGTGAGAACTGGAAGAGGTCAATGATCTTGCTTTTCACTCTATCTGCTAATTTCATTCTTCTCTGGATGACACATGTTGTACATTCCCTAATGTGGCGGGTGACAAACTACAATTATACAAACAAATACTACAGTAACACAATATACATCACCCAGCAAACTGGAtacatgctgcagcttctcagttcttgcTCCAACACGTGTATCTATGGACTTACACAAagaaaattcagagaagagctgaggAATGGGATGAA gtgcatccagttgccgctccaaccgaccaATGTGGTctctgaggagctgcaactgg GCATATGTGACAcaagcggcacattggcgcagtggtcaacaccgtag